A stretch of Oncorhynchus gorbuscha isolate QuinsamMale2020 ecotype Even-year linkage group LG24, OgorEven_v1.0, whole genome shotgun sequence DNA encodes these proteins:
- the LOC124012877 gene encoding mannosyl-oligosaccharide glucosidase-like isoform X1, whose translation MSDEGKNVMCTNSRKTLLPHLLCSATSVPCCEQDAGFGIVFILYGLPSFHCQLAGRMGRQRKRVVTGEADPPPTRKDEKPATLQRKEKKKKLDIGKIFINISIGLCIFSLIWFFYALYMRSSLAKRVVTLHHSSPVLDANSTSAEVSPERFWGSYRPQVYFGMKTRSPRSVVTGMMWMRQFSEVDVNLRHTCEQGDRLQGYGWLMHDGLSFGVQEIHDSDFTLTTEFVKRMGGEHGGDWTWRITAKQHSSAPHAPVISLMFYAAADTQGYLEAHVEERNRLGSITGFSEELGNFKITFRKPVAGESSSAKYASYNYLQTMSPGLERLTDIVRNSLNRRFVYSHPSGEKRQYIAVDTYKPQHQPKSADPRKESDFVLHQVTVQTPFQIEVLFESGSFRDRPNQLSAAAMTEELEKRKAAFDAKFEKTFGLQAKGLGQAQVKFSKAALSNMLGGMGYFYGQSVVQSVYNEYPLLYPEGALFTAVPSRSFFPRGFLWDEGFHQLLLSKWDPQVTREATAHWLDLVNMEGWIPREQILGDEARSKVPAEFVVQRNENANPPTLFLALQKLVEQLQANPDAESSRPTLPFLRRLYPRLQTWFEWYNTTQTGPLPNSYRWRGRDKDTNLFLNPKTLTSGLDDYPRASHPSAEERHVDLHCWMALASGTMASVARLLGEPHQEYERTHQTLSDNALLDELHWSDQLRSFSDYGNHTQAVSLQQEKVYVPPGQPRHQFPVARLVRSVRRAPKPQFVNALGYISLFPFLLHVLTPDSPKLEHIFRDMRDADKLWTPYGLRSLSRADPLYMKRNTEHDAPYWRGPIWININYLAVRALHHYGNTEGPYQEKAATLYQELRTNIMNNVYRQYAETGYIWEQYNDSTGSGQGSHPFTGWSALTVLIMAEQY comes from the exons atgagCGACGAAGGGAAAAATGTAATGTGCACGAACAGCCGAAAAACCCTTTTGCCACATTTACTTTGCAGTGCTACTTCAGTGCCTTGTTGCGAACAGGATGCAGGTTTTGGAATAGTTTTTATTCTGTacgggcttccttcttttcactgtcaattag CTGGAAGGATGGGCaggcagaggaagagagtggtgaCCGGCGAGGCTGACCCCCCTCCCACAAGGAAAGACGAGAAGCCTGCCACCCTACAACGCAAGGAGAAAAAAAAGAAGCTCGACATTGGCAAAATCTTCATCAACATCTCCATCGGCCTCTGCATCTTCAGCCTTATCTGGTTCTTCTATGCCCTTTACATGCGTTCCTCGCTGGCCAAACGGGTGGTAACTTTGCACCACTCGTCGCCTGTCCTCGATGCCAACAGCACCAGCGCTGAGGTCTCCCCTGAGAGGTTTTGGGGCTCCTACCGACCCCAGGTCTACTTTGGGATGAAAACCAGGAGCCCAAGATCTGTTGTCACAG GGATGATGTGGATGCGTCAGTTCTCTGAGGTGGACGTGAACCTCAGGCACACGTGCGAGCAGGGTGACAGGCTGCAGGGCTATGGCTGGCTGATGCATGATGGCCTCAGCTTTGGTGTGCAGGAGATCCACGACAGCGACTTTACGCTCACCACAGAGTTTGTCAAGCGGATGGGCGGTGAGCACGGAGGGGACTGGACCTGGAGGATCACAGCCAAGCAGCAT AGTTCGGCTCCCCACGCGCCAGTCATCTCCCTGATGTTCTACGCTGCTGCCGACACCCAGGGTTATCTGGAGGCCCACGTGGAAGAGAGGAACCGTCTAGGTTCCATCACTGGGTTCTCAGAGGAGCTGGGGAATTTCAAGATCACCTTCCGCAAGCCTGTCGCTGGGGAGTCTTCCAGTGCAAAATATGCCAG ctACAACTACCTCCAGACCATGTCGCCAGGCTTGGAGAGGCTGACGGACATTGTGAGGAACAGCTTGAACCGCAGATTTGTCTACAGCCACCCCTCTGGCGAGAAGAGGCAGTACATTGCGGTGGACACCTACAAACCCCAGCACCAGCCGAAATCAGCCGACCCCAGAAAGGAGAGCGACTTTGTCCTGCACCAGGTCACCGTCCAGACGCCCTTCCAGATTGAGGTCCTGTTCGAGTCTGGTAGCTTCCGCGATCGTCCCAACCAGCTGTCTGCGGCGGCCATGACAGAGGagctggagaagaggaaggcgGCGTTCGACGCCAAGTTCGAGAAGACGTTCGGCCTCCAGGCCAAAGGCTTGGGCCAGGCCCAGGTGAAGTTCAGCAAGGCGGCGCTGAGCAACATGCTGGGCGGGATGGGTTACTTCTACGGCCAGTCGGTGGTCCAGTCGGTGTACAATGAGTACCCGCTGCTCTACCCCGAGGGTGCTCTGTTCACCGCCGTGCCCTCGCGTTCCTTCTTCCCCCGGGGGTTCCTGTGGGACGAAGGCTTCCACCAGCTGCTGCTCAGCAAGTGGGACCCGCAGGTGACGCGGGAGGCCACGGCTCACTGGTTGGACCTGGTCAATATGGAGGGATGGATTCCCCGGGAGCAGATCCTTGGTGACGAGGCGCGCAGCAAGGTTCCTGCCGAGTTTGTGGTGCAGCGCAATGAGAACGCCAACCCGCCCACCCTCTTCTTGGCCCTGCAGAAGCTAGTGGAGCAGCTCCAAGCCAACCCGGACGCAGAGTCCTCACGGCCCACCCTGCCCTTCCTCCGCAGGCTCTACCCCCGGCTCCAGACGTGGTTTGAGTGGTACAACACCACCCAGACAGGCCCGCTGCCCAACTCCTACCGCTGGCGGGGCCGTGACAAGGACACCAACCTCTTCCTCAATCCCAAGACGCTGACATCTGGCCTGGATGACTATCCGCGGGCCTCGCATCCATCAGCTGAGGAGCGCCACGTGGACCTGCACTGCTGGATGGCCTTGGCGTCAGGCACCATGGCCAGCGTAGCCCGGCTGCTGGGAGAGCCACACCAGGAGTACGAGCGCACCCACCAGACGCTCAGCGACAACGCACTGCTGGACGAGCTGCACTGGTCAGACCAGCTTCGCTCCTTCAGCGACTATGGAAACCACACGCAGGCGGTGTCGCTGCAGCAGGAGAAGGTGTATGTGCCCCCAGGGCAGCCGAGGCACCAGTTTCCCGTGGCGCGCCTGGTGCGCTCAGTCCGCCGGGCCCCCAAGCCGCAGTTCGTCAATGCTTTGGGCTACATCAGCCTATTCCCCTTCCTGCTGCACGTCCTAACGCCCGACTCGCCCAAGCTAGAGCACATCTTCAGAGACATGAGGGACGCGGACAAGCTGTGGACGCCCTACGGCCTGCGCTCTCTGTCCAGGGCCGACCCACTCTACATGAAACGCAACACAGAGCACGATGCCCCCTACTGGCGGGGCCCCATATGGATCAACATTAACTACCTGGCTGTCAGGGCCCTGCACCACTATGGCAACACTGAGGGGCCATATCAGGAGAAGGCGGCCACCCTCTACCAGGAACTCAGAACTAATATCATGAACAATGTTTACAGACAGTATGCAGAGACTGGGTATATATGGGAACAGTACAATGACAGCACGGGCAGTGGGCAAGGGAGCCATCCCTTCACCGGCTGGTCGGCACTAACTGTTTTGATAATGGCTGAGCAGTATTGA
- the LOC124012877 gene encoding mannosyl-oligosaccharide glucosidase-like isoform X2: protein MGRQRKRVVTGEADPPPTRKDEKPATLQRKEKKKKLDIGKIFINISIGLCIFSLIWFFYALYMRSSLAKRVVTLHHSSPVLDANSTSAEVSPERFWGSYRPQVYFGMKTRSPRSVVTGMMWMRQFSEVDVNLRHTCEQGDRLQGYGWLMHDGLSFGVQEIHDSDFTLTTEFVKRMGGEHGGDWTWRITAKQHSSAPHAPVISLMFYAAADTQGYLEAHVEERNRLGSITGFSEELGNFKITFRKPVAGESSSAKYASYNYLQTMSPGLERLTDIVRNSLNRRFVYSHPSGEKRQYIAVDTYKPQHQPKSADPRKESDFVLHQVTVQTPFQIEVLFESGSFRDRPNQLSAAAMTEELEKRKAAFDAKFEKTFGLQAKGLGQAQVKFSKAALSNMLGGMGYFYGQSVVQSVYNEYPLLYPEGALFTAVPSRSFFPRGFLWDEGFHQLLLSKWDPQVTREATAHWLDLVNMEGWIPREQILGDEARSKVPAEFVVQRNENANPPTLFLALQKLVEQLQANPDAESSRPTLPFLRRLYPRLQTWFEWYNTTQTGPLPNSYRWRGRDKDTNLFLNPKTLTSGLDDYPRASHPSAEERHVDLHCWMALASGTMASVARLLGEPHQEYERTHQTLSDNALLDELHWSDQLRSFSDYGNHTQAVSLQQEKVYVPPGQPRHQFPVARLVRSVRRAPKPQFVNALGYISLFPFLLHVLTPDSPKLEHIFRDMRDADKLWTPYGLRSLSRADPLYMKRNTEHDAPYWRGPIWININYLAVRALHHYGNTEGPYQEKAATLYQELRTNIMNNVYRQYAETGYIWEQYNDSTGSGQGSHPFTGWSALTVLIMAEQY, encoded by the exons ATGGGCaggcagaggaagagagtggtgaCCGGCGAGGCTGACCCCCCTCCCACAAGGAAAGACGAGAAGCCTGCCACCCTACAACGCAAGGAGAAAAAAAAGAAGCTCGACATTGGCAAAATCTTCATCAACATCTCCATCGGCCTCTGCATCTTCAGCCTTATCTGGTTCTTCTATGCCCTTTACATGCGTTCCTCGCTGGCCAAACGGGTGGTAACTTTGCACCACTCGTCGCCTGTCCTCGATGCCAACAGCACCAGCGCTGAGGTCTCCCCTGAGAGGTTTTGGGGCTCCTACCGACCCCAGGTCTACTTTGGGATGAAAACCAGGAGCCCAAGATCTGTTGTCACAG GGATGATGTGGATGCGTCAGTTCTCTGAGGTGGACGTGAACCTCAGGCACACGTGCGAGCAGGGTGACAGGCTGCAGGGCTATGGCTGGCTGATGCATGATGGCCTCAGCTTTGGTGTGCAGGAGATCCACGACAGCGACTTTACGCTCACCACAGAGTTTGTCAAGCGGATGGGCGGTGAGCACGGAGGGGACTGGACCTGGAGGATCACAGCCAAGCAGCAT AGTTCGGCTCCCCACGCGCCAGTCATCTCCCTGATGTTCTACGCTGCTGCCGACACCCAGGGTTATCTGGAGGCCCACGTGGAAGAGAGGAACCGTCTAGGTTCCATCACTGGGTTCTCAGAGGAGCTGGGGAATTTCAAGATCACCTTCCGCAAGCCTGTCGCTGGGGAGTCTTCCAGTGCAAAATATGCCAG ctACAACTACCTCCAGACCATGTCGCCAGGCTTGGAGAGGCTGACGGACATTGTGAGGAACAGCTTGAACCGCAGATTTGTCTACAGCCACCCCTCTGGCGAGAAGAGGCAGTACATTGCGGTGGACACCTACAAACCCCAGCACCAGCCGAAATCAGCCGACCCCAGAAAGGAGAGCGACTTTGTCCTGCACCAGGTCACCGTCCAGACGCCCTTCCAGATTGAGGTCCTGTTCGAGTCTGGTAGCTTCCGCGATCGTCCCAACCAGCTGTCTGCGGCGGCCATGACAGAGGagctggagaagaggaaggcgGCGTTCGACGCCAAGTTCGAGAAGACGTTCGGCCTCCAGGCCAAAGGCTTGGGCCAGGCCCAGGTGAAGTTCAGCAAGGCGGCGCTGAGCAACATGCTGGGCGGGATGGGTTACTTCTACGGCCAGTCGGTGGTCCAGTCGGTGTACAATGAGTACCCGCTGCTCTACCCCGAGGGTGCTCTGTTCACCGCCGTGCCCTCGCGTTCCTTCTTCCCCCGGGGGTTCCTGTGGGACGAAGGCTTCCACCAGCTGCTGCTCAGCAAGTGGGACCCGCAGGTGACGCGGGAGGCCACGGCTCACTGGTTGGACCTGGTCAATATGGAGGGATGGATTCCCCGGGAGCAGATCCTTGGTGACGAGGCGCGCAGCAAGGTTCCTGCCGAGTTTGTGGTGCAGCGCAATGAGAACGCCAACCCGCCCACCCTCTTCTTGGCCCTGCAGAAGCTAGTGGAGCAGCTCCAAGCCAACCCGGACGCAGAGTCCTCACGGCCCACCCTGCCCTTCCTCCGCAGGCTCTACCCCCGGCTCCAGACGTGGTTTGAGTGGTACAACACCACCCAGACAGGCCCGCTGCCCAACTCCTACCGCTGGCGGGGCCGTGACAAGGACACCAACCTCTTCCTCAATCCCAAGACGCTGACATCTGGCCTGGATGACTATCCGCGGGCCTCGCATCCATCAGCTGAGGAGCGCCACGTGGACCTGCACTGCTGGATGGCCTTGGCGTCAGGCACCATGGCCAGCGTAGCCCGGCTGCTGGGAGAGCCACACCAGGAGTACGAGCGCACCCACCAGACGCTCAGCGACAACGCACTGCTGGACGAGCTGCACTGGTCAGACCAGCTTCGCTCCTTCAGCGACTATGGAAACCACACGCAGGCGGTGTCGCTGCAGCAGGAGAAGGTGTATGTGCCCCCAGGGCAGCCGAGGCACCAGTTTCCCGTGGCGCGCCTGGTGCGCTCAGTCCGCCGGGCCCCCAAGCCGCAGTTCGTCAATGCTTTGGGCTACATCAGCCTATTCCCCTTCCTGCTGCACGTCCTAACGCCCGACTCGCCCAAGCTAGAGCACATCTTCAGAGACATGAGGGACGCGGACAAGCTGTGGACGCCCTACGGCCTGCGCTCTCTGTCCAGGGCCGACCCACTCTACATGAAACGCAACACAGAGCACGATGCCCCCTACTGGCGGGGCCCCATATGGATCAACATTAACTACCTGGCTGTCAGGGCCCTGCACCACTATGGCAACACTGAGGGGCCATATCAGGAGAAGGCGGCCACCCTCTACCAGGAACTCAGAACTAATATCATGAACAATGTTTACAGACAGTATGCAGAGACTGGGTATATATGGGAACAGTACAATGACAGCACGGGCAGTGGGCAAGGGAGCCATCCCTTCACCGGCTGGTCGGCACTAACTGTTTTGATAATGGCTGAGCAGTATTGA
- the LOC124012877 gene encoding mannosyl-oligosaccharide glucosidase-like isoform X3, translating to MNNGMMWMRQFSEVDVNLRHTCEQGDRLQGYGWLMHDGLSFGVQEIHDSDFTLTTEFVKRMGGEHGGDWTWRITAKQHSSAPHAPVISLMFYAAADTQGYLEAHVEERNRLGSITGFSEELGNFKITFRKPVAGESSSAKYASYNYLQTMSPGLERLTDIVRNSLNRRFVYSHPSGEKRQYIAVDTYKPQHQPKSADPRKESDFVLHQVTVQTPFQIEVLFESGSFRDRPNQLSAAAMTEELEKRKAAFDAKFEKTFGLQAKGLGQAQVKFSKAALSNMLGGMGYFYGQSVVQSVYNEYPLLYPEGALFTAVPSRSFFPRGFLWDEGFHQLLLSKWDPQVTREATAHWLDLVNMEGWIPREQILGDEARSKVPAEFVVQRNENANPPTLFLALQKLVEQLQANPDAESSRPTLPFLRRLYPRLQTWFEWYNTTQTGPLPNSYRWRGRDKDTNLFLNPKTLTSGLDDYPRASHPSAEERHVDLHCWMALASGTMASVARLLGEPHQEYERTHQTLSDNALLDELHWSDQLRSFSDYGNHTQAVSLQQEKVYVPPGQPRHQFPVARLVRSVRRAPKPQFVNALGYISLFPFLLHVLTPDSPKLEHIFRDMRDADKLWTPYGLRSLSRADPLYMKRNTEHDAPYWRGPIWININYLAVRALHHYGNTEGPYQEKAATLYQELRTNIMNNVYRQYAETGYIWEQYNDSTGSGQGSHPFTGWSALTVLIMAEQY from the exons ATGAATAACG GGATGATGTGGATGCGTCAGTTCTCTGAGGTGGACGTGAACCTCAGGCACACGTGCGAGCAGGGTGACAGGCTGCAGGGCTATGGCTGGCTGATGCATGATGGCCTCAGCTTTGGTGTGCAGGAGATCCACGACAGCGACTTTACGCTCACCACAGAGTTTGTCAAGCGGATGGGCGGTGAGCACGGAGGGGACTGGACCTGGAGGATCACAGCCAAGCAGCAT AGTTCGGCTCCCCACGCGCCAGTCATCTCCCTGATGTTCTACGCTGCTGCCGACACCCAGGGTTATCTGGAGGCCCACGTGGAAGAGAGGAACCGTCTAGGTTCCATCACTGGGTTCTCAGAGGAGCTGGGGAATTTCAAGATCACCTTCCGCAAGCCTGTCGCTGGGGAGTCTTCCAGTGCAAAATATGCCAG ctACAACTACCTCCAGACCATGTCGCCAGGCTTGGAGAGGCTGACGGACATTGTGAGGAACAGCTTGAACCGCAGATTTGTCTACAGCCACCCCTCTGGCGAGAAGAGGCAGTACATTGCGGTGGACACCTACAAACCCCAGCACCAGCCGAAATCAGCCGACCCCAGAAAGGAGAGCGACTTTGTCCTGCACCAGGTCACCGTCCAGACGCCCTTCCAGATTGAGGTCCTGTTCGAGTCTGGTAGCTTCCGCGATCGTCCCAACCAGCTGTCTGCGGCGGCCATGACAGAGGagctggagaagaggaaggcgGCGTTCGACGCCAAGTTCGAGAAGACGTTCGGCCTCCAGGCCAAAGGCTTGGGCCAGGCCCAGGTGAAGTTCAGCAAGGCGGCGCTGAGCAACATGCTGGGCGGGATGGGTTACTTCTACGGCCAGTCGGTGGTCCAGTCGGTGTACAATGAGTACCCGCTGCTCTACCCCGAGGGTGCTCTGTTCACCGCCGTGCCCTCGCGTTCCTTCTTCCCCCGGGGGTTCCTGTGGGACGAAGGCTTCCACCAGCTGCTGCTCAGCAAGTGGGACCCGCAGGTGACGCGGGAGGCCACGGCTCACTGGTTGGACCTGGTCAATATGGAGGGATGGATTCCCCGGGAGCAGATCCTTGGTGACGAGGCGCGCAGCAAGGTTCCTGCCGAGTTTGTGGTGCAGCGCAATGAGAACGCCAACCCGCCCACCCTCTTCTTGGCCCTGCAGAAGCTAGTGGAGCAGCTCCAAGCCAACCCGGACGCAGAGTCCTCACGGCCCACCCTGCCCTTCCTCCGCAGGCTCTACCCCCGGCTCCAGACGTGGTTTGAGTGGTACAACACCACCCAGACAGGCCCGCTGCCCAACTCCTACCGCTGGCGGGGCCGTGACAAGGACACCAACCTCTTCCTCAATCCCAAGACGCTGACATCTGGCCTGGATGACTATCCGCGGGCCTCGCATCCATCAGCTGAGGAGCGCCACGTGGACCTGCACTGCTGGATGGCCTTGGCGTCAGGCACCATGGCCAGCGTAGCCCGGCTGCTGGGAGAGCCACACCAGGAGTACGAGCGCACCCACCAGACGCTCAGCGACAACGCACTGCTGGACGAGCTGCACTGGTCAGACCAGCTTCGCTCCTTCAGCGACTATGGAAACCACACGCAGGCGGTGTCGCTGCAGCAGGAGAAGGTGTATGTGCCCCCAGGGCAGCCGAGGCACCAGTTTCCCGTGGCGCGCCTGGTGCGCTCAGTCCGCCGGGCCCCCAAGCCGCAGTTCGTCAATGCTTTGGGCTACATCAGCCTATTCCCCTTCCTGCTGCACGTCCTAACGCCCGACTCGCCCAAGCTAGAGCACATCTTCAGAGACATGAGGGACGCGGACAAGCTGTGGACGCCCTACGGCCTGCGCTCTCTGTCCAGGGCCGACCCACTCTACATGAAACGCAACACAGAGCACGATGCCCCCTACTGGCGGGGCCCCATATGGATCAACATTAACTACCTGGCTGTCAGGGCCCTGCACCACTATGGCAACACTGAGGGGCCATATCAGGAGAAGGCGGCCACCCTCTACCAGGAACTCAGAACTAATATCATGAACAATGTTTACAGACAGTATGCAGAGACTGGGTATATATGGGAACAGTACAATGACAGCACGGGCAGTGGGCAAGGGAGCCATCCCTTCACCGGCTGGTCGGCACTAACTGTTTTGATAATGGCTGAGCAGTATTGA
- the LOC124012877 gene encoding mannosyl-oligosaccharide glucosidase-like isoform X4 produces the protein MMWMRQFSEVDVNLRHTCEQGDRLQGYGWLMHDGLSFGVQEIHDSDFTLTTEFVKRMGGEHGGDWTWRITAKQHSSAPHAPVISLMFYAAADTQGYLEAHVEERNRLGSITGFSEELGNFKITFRKPVAGESSSAKYASYNYLQTMSPGLERLTDIVRNSLNRRFVYSHPSGEKRQYIAVDTYKPQHQPKSADPRKESDFVLHQVTVQTPFQIEVLFESGSFRDRPNQLSAAAMTEELEKRKAAFDAKFEKTFGLQAKGLGQAQVKFSKAALSNMLGGMGYFYGQSVVQSVYNEYPLLYPEGALFTAVPSRSFFPRGFLWDEGFHQLLLSKWDPQVTREATAHWLDLVNMEGWIPREQILGDEARSKVPAEFVVQRNENANPPTLFLALQKLVEQLQANPDAESSRPTLPFLRRLYPRLQTWFEWYNTTQTGPLPNSYRWRGRDKDTNLFLNPKTLTSGLDDYPRASHPSAEERHVDLHCWMALASGTMASVARLLGEPHQEYERTHQTLSDNALLDELHWSDQLRSFSDYGNHTQAVSLQQEKVYVPPGQPRHQFPVARLVRSVRRAPKPQFVNALGYISLFPFLLHVLTPDSPKLEHIFRDMRDADKLWTPYGLRSLSRADPLYMKRNTEHDAPYWRGPIWININYLAVRALHHYGNTEGPYQEKAATLYQELRTNIMNNVYRQYAETGYIWEQYNDSTGSGQGSHPFTGWSALTVLIMAEQY, from the exons ATGATGTGGATGCGTCAGTTCTCTGAGGTGGACGTGAACCTCAGGCACACGTGCGAGCAGGGTGACAGGCTGCAGGGCTATGGCTGGCTGATGCATGATGGCCTCAGCTTTGGTGTGCAGGAGATCCACGACAGCGACTTTACGCTCACCACAGAGTTTGTCAAGCGGATGGGCGGTGAGCACGGAGGGGACTGGACCTGGAGGATCACAGCCAAGCAGCAT AGTTCGGCTCCCCACGCGCCAGTCATCTCCCTGATGTTCTACGCTGCTGCCGACACCCAGGGTTATCTGGAGGCCCACGTGGAAGAGAGGAACCGTCTAGGTTCCATCACTGGGTTCTCAGAGGAGCTGGGGAATTTCAAGATCACCTTCCGCAAGCCTGTCGCTGGGGAGTCTTCCAGTGCAAAATATGCCAG ctACAACTACCTCCAGACCATGTCGCCAGGCTTGGAGAGGCTGACGGACATTGTGAGGAACAGCTTGAACCGCAGATTTGTCTACAGCCACCCCTCTGGCGAGAAGAGGCAGTACATTGCGGTGGACACCTACAAACCCCAGCACCAGCCGAAATCAGCCGACCCCAGAAAGGAGAGCGACTTTGTCCTGCACCAGGTCACCGTCCAGACGCCCTTCCAGATTGAGGTCCTGTTCGAGTCTGGTAGCTTCCGCGATCGTCCCAACCAGCTGTCTGCGGCGGCCATGACAGAGGagctggagaagaggaaggcgGCGTTCGACGCCAAGTTCGAGAAGACGTTCGGCCTCCAGGCCAAAGGCTTGGGCCAGGCCCAGGTGAAGTTCAGCAAGGCGGCGCTGAGCAACATGCTGGGCGGGATGGGTTACTTCTACGGCCAGTCGGTGGTCCAGTCGGTGTACAATGAGTACCCGCTGCTCTACCCCGAGGGTGCTCTGTTCACCGCCGTGCCCTCGCGTTCCTTCTTCCCCCGGGGGTTCCTGTGGGACGAAGGCTTCCACCAGCTGCTGCTCAGCAAGTGGGACCCGCAGGTGACGCGGGAGGCCACGGCTCACTGGTTGGACCTGGTCAATATGGAGGGATGGATTCCCCGGGAGCAGATCCTTGGTGACGAGGCGCGCAGCAAGGTTCCTGCCGAGTTTGTGGTGCAGCGCAATGAGAACGCCAACCCGCCCACCCTCTTCTTGGCCCTGCAGAAGCTAGTGGAGCAGCTCCAAGCCAACCCGGACGCAGAGTCCTCACGGCCCACCCTGCCCTTCCTCCGCAGGCTCTACCCCCGGCTCCAGACGTGGTTTGAGTGGTACAACACCACCCAGACAGGCCCGCTGCCCAACTCCTACCGCTGGCGGGGCCGTGACAAGGACACCAACCTCTTCCTCAATCCCAAGACGCTGACATCTGGCCTGGATGACTATCCGCGGGCCTCGCATCCATCAGCTGAGGAGCGCCACGTGGACCTGCACTGCTGGATGGCCTTGGCGTCAGGCACCATGGCCAGCGTAGCCCGGCTGCTGGGAGAGCCACACCAGGAGTACGAGCGCACCCACCAGACGCTCAGCGACAACGCACTGCTGGACGAGCTGCACTGGTCAGACCAGCTTCGCTCCTTCAGCGACTATGGAAACCACACGCAGGCGGTGTCGCTGCAGCAGGAGAAGGTGTATGTGCCCCCAGGGCAGCCGAGGCACCAGTTTCCCGTGGCGCGCCTGGTGCGCTCAGTCCGCCGGGCCCCCAAGCCGCAGTTCGTCAATGCTTTGGGCTACATCAGCCTATTCCCCTTCCTGCTGCACGTCCTAACGCCCGACTCGCCCAAGCTAGAGCACATCTTCAGAGACATGAGGGACGCGGACAAGCTGTGGACGCCCTACGGCCTGCGCTCTCTGTCCAGGGCCGACCCACTCTACATGAAACGCAACACAGAGCACGATGCCCCCTACTGGCGGGGCCCCATATGGATCAACATTAACTACCTGGCTGTCAGGGCCCTGCACCACTATGGCAACACTGAGGGGCCATATCAGGAGAAGGCGGCCACCCTCTACCAGGAACTCAGAACTAATATCATGAACAATGTTTACAGACAGTATGCAGAGACTGGGTATATATGGGAACAGTACAATGACAGCACGGGCAGTGGGCAAGGGAGCCATCCCTTCACCGGCTGGTCGGCACTAACTGTTTTGATAATGGCTGAGCAGTATTGA